The sequence CAGGGGGCAAAAGGACATGATTTTGGTGACCCACCTTATCAAATCgtatatcatatgaaagcAATCTAATACAAAATAACAGGAGCTTGCAAATACGTGTAAagtttattttaaaaatacaCTGGGAATGAGCTATTCTGTATCGTGTTGAATTGGATTTTCCCACGATTTTTCTGAGAAGTAAGACGCTACCTAACTTAgtgaaattcctgagtgctaatcAATGGGTTAAATAGGTGCAAAGTCAATCTATGGCTCCTCATCGAGATcttatgatgataatgaatattcaatatccCCTGAGGAACAgagtaattcaagaacttgaaactcaccataattatAGTTCATGAGCTAACATTCtgcaattgattgtgtttACAAAATTTGCATAGCCACCAATATATGGAATTACCAGGTTATTCCTCAACTCCTGACAACATACTAGTATAAGTTGGAAAATTATGCCCGGCTCCTTAAATGTTAGACTAATAAACCTCgatagggatcattcatttattatgtacgcattaggggagggggaggggtcagtgcaattgcgtactgtaatgcttaatgtatatgaaaaattggccgattttgcgtacatgGGGGGttggaaaattcaaattttatgcgaacgtaataaatgaatgattccATAGAccttttcaattaaaattcaagCAATTTTTCCTCCCTCCCATGAAATAATCTCTTTTTCAACATGCCCCTCAGCAACATTTCCTCCCAGAAGCCTGGAGAATGTCTAACCCTTTCTCGACATTCCCTTCTATTCCTGTATCCATACTATGCTTTacaataaaaagttttttttagaaatttgttCACCCTGTACTGAGTGGCTGGTTTGCAATGCTCTGGATACAAATGGCTCAGTGAAATTCGGGTGCAAATTGGGTCAAACACCCCATACAACACTGCAGTAACAGATAACACAGTACACGCGCATGTAAACGCCATGTCTACTGATATTTTGGGGATTAAAATTTGGGTGAAATTAGACCCTGGATATATTCTAAACCCCTTGGTGAACATACAGTAACAAATTAACTTCGAATTCATAAAGCATGTCATGAGCAATAATTCTGCAAGTCACTGTAGAAACAAAATATTCCTTGGTCAAAGCATCTAGGTGAAAACTTCATAACTGTGggaaaagtgctgattttggtgaacaacaTTGGCTGTGAAAAATGAACTTATGCCTAGTATTTGATATGCAAATAGGTTTCATTAAACTGCAGACGTTCAGGTAGACCTATACCGTATGGGTGTTCGAACTtcgctgaatcactgaatcgttgaattgctgaaacgctgaatcttatgttgataataatttttttcatttcactgACTCTTTTcagataattgaaaaataaacaatgtataataaatgaCAAATCATATAAATGACGGCATATTTGATGACAGTAACACTTTTAGAGCAAAATTAACGTTAGGAGTACcttaacattgaattgaatttgcgGTAAGCGGGGGAACGCCAGTTTACGCATCACAGCCTTATCATATGGCACGCAGGGCAACTCTGCCACATACCATTTAGTATACACACATACCAGTCCATTTATTAATGGAAGAGACCTGTTTTTTCGCAATATTTTGCTCACTATTTGAGGTACATACTTCATTGTGTGCTTTATAACCACAAAACTTTAAAAGTTTAACAATTTTAAAGTTTAAGGTTGACAGTCGCGATTGACACAGCAAAGCATGAGGACTGtgtttaataataataatagatgGACACCAGGCGCCGAAGGACGTCCCTTTGATAAATGCGTAAGCGTATACGTCGATAATGCAAAAGGTCTTCTTAATAAAGTGTCTTCCTATGGTAGGCCTACCaatatatggaaatactattgAATAAGTAATTGTAGGCCTACTATTCAACGTCTCCTGGTGACGTATAAACCAAcaaccttgaaactcaccaatcAAAGAACATGTCAATTGCAATAATGCCACTAATGTTATCTTTGGTCTAGGGACGGATCCAGATGTTTCACCACCCCAGAGCGGTTTCTGAGTTCTGCTGAACTGGAAGGGCAACTATATCATAGTATATAACGGGGAATCTGGAGGCACTCCCCCAGAAAAGTTTGGTTTTTCAAGGCTCTGAGATGCAATCTTTATAAACACGTTTGGGGCATAAAATCTATCCTCCTAGAAGCTAACTATTTTCGTTTATTCGAATAGAGAATTTTTTATACTACTTCGAGAATACTTGCCCGggataaaatattcatgttaGTACAAGAGTCAAAATCAAAACTAGAAGAATAGAAGGGTAAACCTGAGAACCCCTCGATACTAGTGGAAGgctggatctgcccctgacCACTCATTGATATATAAAGACATAGCAGAACTAATGTTTATTGTACAATCAATATACTCTCTCCCGGTTTTCATCTTTCGGAACTCGAGCATTTTTTGGTCAAAACCTTTATTCCTTTATTTTGGTCCATTTTTCATTACCACTTTCAGTATTTTTGGTTAAAAGTTCCGCTTTTATTAGTACTTTGTACCcgttttcagtaacattttctttagcaacattttcagtattttaacATCTCAATcagtattttctaatttttaccTAAAGAATCATCAGTACTCAGTTCATTAGGTCAGCAGCATTTaataaaacaagaaacgaaattcttaatatggactttcctaaatttacatgagtgtatgtttaaccctttcagtgcgtctacaccgcagtgcggtgtataaatcagtgatagattttgctaatACACCACACTGtgatgtattgatgtaattaataattagtaattagcctatctctcttgaaaaatagcagcacctgtcaaacatagtgaaatactagtatcTAACGAAACACcccgccgcggtgtagacgcactgcaatggtattcccgttattcaacacactaagggtggaatttctaaaaattttcaaattatctccagcaatatagggtaggcctattgattagtcagcactgaaagggttaatcaaaattaaacattggTACTCTAGATTAGAGGTTTATAAgcagaacaaatgaaaaatagtgaaaactattggattgaattcaaatgatgggagaagACTGACTTTTTACAgataatttcatcgaaaataaggatggaaaatatttttttgaaatgtctTTTTTGGAATTATGAATGGAAACGCAAAGGCCTACCTATCTTCGGTATGAAGTTTTTGGAAGAATTTCGAAGAATCGGTGCTCAAAGCCTAAGATGTCACCCTTGATTGAATCCAgaagttttcatgaaaatccgTCTATTGATACCATCTCCATCACACAGAACTGCATGacgattcatcatgaatatacatggtAGCGGGTTTTCCCCACTGACTCTCCAGAAACTCTCCACGTTCATGGTGTGACGATTTCTATACACCGTGTACGAAGTATGTGAGACAATTTCTTTTcgtaaattgaacaattttcaAGTTCCCAATTTTACTGCCCTTCTataaaattcactgctttCACGGCCAGCCGCGACAAACCCTGGCAGTTGAATCATTTGCAGTTTCCAGGAAGACTTTAACTAGGCCACAAGCGAGGCGCGCTTTTCATATTCATGCAAAGATCAATACACCACACAGCAGCGAGTCAGTAACGAGCACGTGTGTGAAGCATGAATATACGTAAAAGGGCATGTGttctttcgaaacgaaatgtagttccaacaacaaataaataactaaattgataaataagcaACGGattctgatgaaattcaatagggttagagcttttattactgcattgcATGTTTTAAACGTTCCAAAGAGAAACTAAGCCTCGTTTggaagttattttgtaccaaaggaAGAAAGTTTCATATTCGATAACAAAATGGACTTGGCTAAAGCAAAAGTCCATAATGAGTAGAATGGTCTGGACAACTCAATAGCAAATTGGCGTTCTTTCTTGAAAAGGAATAAACATGCGGAAAATGGCTGTAATCGTCTTCATGACACTCACACATTTCTTTAGTGGTACTTGCATGTCTGAATCCCCACCCATGCTCTTTCTCGACAAACGGTGTATTAACCttaactttttcaaaatttttactttcacAATCTTAAAAAGCGCCAGTTAAAGCTGCATCGGACTAATGGATCGGACATGTTCAAATAGGGACAcagtaaattttgaattgaatttttctcAATCCTCCGCCGATATTAGTTAAATGcaatcaaaatgtcatcaataaaactaaactatCTTATTCATGAATACAAAATCGtagtttttaaatttcttgGGATTTTTTTCACCAAAAAAATCGTATTTTGCTGATTTAAAGAGAAAAATGTACTTTAACATTACCGGTTATTGACCGTACTGCCGAACTGACGATGTTtttagtgaaaaaaaaacgtaacAAAAACGGACGAATCGAACAGGTTGGCATGTATGTAAATAAAACTGGATGGAGTAGACACAGAAAATCTCAAGTGCTTTCCCAATGGATTAAAGGTGCCTCCGAATAAAATACTGTTGCACCACTGACATCTTCAAAACAACTTGATACCAACCCACCCCCCATGTAAACATAGAAtaacatataggcctatgttgaCATTTTAGCATAATGGGTTTAGGCTATCAATTATTGTAGTCAGTTAccggactgtggtttagtttcacgatcggatattttcaaaaaccacagtcaggaatgggaaggtcatttttcaatgaaattttccttAGCCAATTTGActcacgagtaatttgccCGACATTCATTGTCTCgaaagatatccgtctaatttttgttgtaatcaacgcaaaacagattcgtagtttgtttgatacctataacacctcacctgacgatcttaatccatgtgcaaatcggccgttaagtgagagtaaatttccgtcaatTCGAtgcggccattttgaaaacttgtgGAGGGAGCTGGCACCTAttgactgaggccaggacaacaacACAAACTAACAAAACGAAACgacgaatttgaaaaaattaagaaatcaacattaattcacatttttcttcaaccacaatttattatttcaatatttatcatGGAAagcacgaagatttgaaatatatgttggaaaactatcaaatataaaaattgtcgttttgttttggaagttttatataaatcgtTGTAGGTCACCTTGTCTATCATGCCACCTTGCAATATAGGGAAATGGCagaatttgtggagaaattgattaatttctcaaaataatgttgattaatcgctcgaaaattggattattaaaggtacctgtgttagtttgtgaataaagccattaattgtggactgaagtcaATAGAAAgcatatttttgaagtgttacttttttcaaccgtgttttggcccttgtcatcACTAAAGGTTGGTATTAGCCCATCCgcttataaaagcttaccatcaacgattaggtaactaactacaatTATTGGTGctacataggcctatgtgGCAGATGTCGCCCCTGAATTCTACAAAGCCAAATAACACATACCTGCACAGGAAGTCCTGGAGCATTTTGCGTGAATGTATACAATTGTCGTTTCTCCTCTAATTCTTTGCGTCTCTGCTCGATGAAGCTGTCATCTTGAGGGAGGTTTGTGTCGTAATGCTGAATTACATAATGCTGGTTAGCTTTTATCCATCGATTAATtgggaaaaaataataatcttcCATTTTACAATCTTCGATAACGATCTTTTCAACAAACCAATTTGGTGACATGCCGAAGTTATCCCGCCAGAATTCGATCATTTTCAGAGGACCAACCGTAGGCATGTATTTAAGGAAAAACCGATTCTTTTCGCCTCTTTCAAAATCGTTTCTCCACAAACAGTTCAATTCAACTTCGGGGGTTTCCCTTCCATCTTCCCCGTATAGTTTTATCGTCACATTCGCATCGGTTCCAGCTTCTTTTCTATCTCCAGTTACAACAAATATCACGTAACCAGAACGTGAACTCGAGTTTGTTGAACAATTTAAGCTGTTTCCCATGGTTATTCAGTCATATCAAACCGCGGAACCGAAGAATTCAGAGCAATGCTACAAGTGGGCGTCCTCAATAATACGCGAGTGTCAAACCCGTAACCGGCACGACGATTAATATCAACAACACTATTtatcgtcaaataaaataaaagtttctTGTATACGGATATCAATTCATATGTTgaattttaattcattaaatcatttaaattcttATTCCAGTGAATGTACGGTTATTGGAATAATCAGCGACATTTCAGAAAAACAATTGGGAATTTCAGTCTGTGAACAGTGACGTAATCACAGAGGATTCCCAAAACGGACGCCCAAAAGATCAACATTTGGTTGACCTAGGGCCGACTCTATTATCTATCCGGACGCGTCCGGGTGTCTCCAATTTCACTCTTTTATCGATCACGTGATCATCCGGATATCTCCGGACTCTCCATGTCGGAGACTGAGCGACAAAAGGACTAACAACGGACAACGCTTTAACGTCAAACTGTTTAATGACCGGCAGAGCGGTAGCGAAAAACGATAACGAGTTAACTacaaaaaatagaataacagctaaatacatattcaataaataagaatttcagaatttcagGCAAAATTTGAAGTAATACATTGCATACAACTTACAGCTCTTTATACGGCTAAATTCACATGGTCTAAACTCAAATGGCAAATGCCCAGAAAACTAAATGTTATGCGATTAAGAGAGGTAACTACAATAGGGACAATACCCATACACAGAAACAGTTACAAACCGGAAATCTGGAATAAAAGAAGCCAGGAATACGTTGTGCATGAAGCGCGAACCTGAAACTTGACCATAGTATGAGTTAGTACATAACAGTAGACAACATCCCCCGCCCTTAACGTCTGATagttaaaaaagaaaaccaaaatacaaaacaaacaaaaaaaaacatgcaaGTCAATCCTGAAAGTTGAAGACATTGTATAAATTCTATAAGTTATGGGATAGCTTCTTCCAATCTAGCGATTTTGGCAACCGGTCTTATGAACTCAGCACCAGTACcagtttttaatttaactACTCGAATTTTCCCATCATCGCCGGGATAAACCTCAGCGACCCTAGCCAGACTCCACTGCCCCCTAGGCACATCAGTGTTCACTAATAGAACCAGATCACCGGTATTTATAGGACAATTATCCTCAGCCCATTTACCTCGCACTGTTAGCATCGGAAGATATTCCTTTAACCATCTTTTCCAAAGATGGTCGGCAATGACTTGACTTTGTCTCCAGCGCTTCCTACTACTTATTTCCTGATCGTGAAATACATCAGGAGGTTTATAACTAGTTGAACCTCCATGTAAGAAATGATTAGGCGTAATTGCGCTGAAATCCAAAGGATCGGAGCTATTGTACGTTAAGGGGCGGCTATTGATAACTGCCTCTGTTTCAATGAGGGCCGTACGCAAAACAGAGTCTGTAACTAACTGTAACTTAAGTATTTGTTTGAGCGCCTTTTTGGTGGATTTGACAAGCCTTTCCCAAGCACCACCAAAATGGGGAGCCAAAGGAGGTGAGAATTTCCAAGTAACATCACGCTGCAGTAAAAAACTATGTATTTGAACTTGGTTAAATCGCTGAATACCATCCCTGAGTTCCTTTTCTGCACCTACGAAATTTGTTCCATTATCAGAGTATATCTCAGACGGAGGACCCCTGCGCCCTATAAAATTGCGCAAcactagaataaatgaatcggTTTCCAGAGAATCTGCAACCTCTAGGTGAATCGCCCGAGTAACTAGACATGTGAACAAACAACCCCACCGTTTCACAGTACTTCTGCCTAATTTGACGTAAATAGGGCCGAAGTAATCAACTCCCGTAAACGTAAACGGGCGAGTATAAGCAGTTATACGCGCAGCAGGTACATTACCCATGATCGGTATCAAAGGTTTAACCCTATCACGTCGACAAATCACGCAGTTTTGTATGACACTTCTGACTAAGCTACGACCTTTGACAGGCCAAAATTTCTGTCGAACCTCGGCCAAGACGTGCTCGGGACCGGCATGTAGTAACGCTTCATGAGTCTCGGCAATAATCAAACGAGAAACATGATGCCAAAACGGTAATATTACTTGATGACGGGCTTCTAATGGTATGTCAGCTTTCGCCAGTCTGCCGTCTACTTTCAATACTCCGTCACCAAAGGTTGGACGTAAAGGTACTATGGGACTTTTCCTTGATAAAGTGCCCTTAGACTGCAGAGATCTAATCTCATCTCCGTAACCCTCACGCTGCGCGTGTCTAATGAGAAAGTGTTGCGCTTCGCTAAGCTCAGACGGCAATAAGTTTCGACCACCCTTGCCACTATCAACATTTAACCGAGGGACCAATGATGAAAATTTCTTCACGGCCCTAATTACCCAAGCTACATGGCAACGTAACTCATACCATGATGAGAACCTATCAATATTCACCAACTGAAACACATTATCAAATACAGAATCAAAGTTTTTATTTACAACGGAACTAGCGTATGTAcactttttaatattttcgcGATCGATCAGGGGTCCATGAACTATTGACTGATCAGGCCACTCATCAACCTCATTCGCTGAATACAAGAAATCAGGTCCACGGAGCCATCGTGAACTGGTGTGAATTTCGGCAGCTGGCAAGCCACGTGTACAGATGTCTGCCGGGTTAACATTAGATGGAACATACATCCACTGCTCTGTCGAAGTATGACGTAATATCTTACTTAATCTATTAGCGACGAACGTCTTGAACCTGGTTGAACTGTTGTTGATGTACCTGAGGACCGTAACAGCATCCGACCAGTAGAAAACGCGAAGAAATTTCAACTCTGGTAGCTCGTCCTTCAAAGTGTAAGCAAGTTTCATGCCAAGAACAGCTCCTTCAAGCTCCAACTTCGGCACCGTGATCATGCGTACAGGAGCAACACGAGTCTTTGAAGACAAGAAAGAACAATCAATGTTTCCAGATGGGTGTTTCATACGGAGATAAGCCACAGCTCCAAATCCTTTCTCTGACGCATCACAGAAGACATGCAATTCAACCAGTGTTTCACCTACAACCAAACCAAGGTGATGACGTTGCAGGCGAAAATCTGCTAAAAATTTGAGCTCCGCTGCCCACTCTTGCCATCTAATCAAACATTCACCGGAGAGCTCGTCATCCCAGTCGAAATTTTGCCGCCACATTTCTTGTATCAAGCACTTAGCCCTGAACGTAAACGGTGATACAAACCCCAACGGATCGAAAATCGAGCTGACAATACTTACGACAAGCCTCTTCGTAGGAACGCCTTCTTTCAAAACAGGTTTAAAAACAAAGTCGTCAGATTCCACATCCCACTTGATACCCAGAGTCCGTTCAATCGGTAATTCGTCAAGATCAAGATCGAGTTCTGGTCGAGCCCTTTCTTCGCCTGTAATGTGTGCCAAGACTTCTCGACTGTTTGACATCCATTTCGTCAGATCAAATCCGCCCTTGCTAAGGATTACTGTTATTTCGTCTGCTAGCTGGCTagcctgaaatataaaagaaaccgATTTGAGTAAATCGTCGACATAGAAATCGTTTAATATTGTAGCGACTGCCAAAGCGGAGTGCGATTCGGCATTATCATTGGCTGCTCTCTTTATACAATAATTAGCCGCGCAGGGCGAGTCTTTTGCACCAAAAATATGTACGGTCATCTTGTAGACGCCTGGGTCCGATTCTTCTCGAATATCGTCTTGCCACAAGAATAATAGTGAATTTGAATCAGACTCGGGTACTTTCACTTGGTGAAACATACATTCTACATCCGCGACAAGCGCGATAGCCCCGAGTCTAAACCGTTATAAGACCCCGAAAAGACTATTCAATAGATCCGGTCCAGTCATCAATTGATTGTTAAGACTAACACCGTTGCATAAGGCCGCTGCGTCAAACACTACTCTAACTTTGCCCGGTTTGTTAGGATTTGTAACCGCGTGATGCGGCAAATACCAGGTTTTCTTGCCCGTAGTCTTCAGGTCATCCTCCGTAAGCTTACGGGCATGGCCATTTTCAATGTAGCCACTGACTGTTTTGCAATAAGCTTCACGGAGTATCGGATCATTTTCAAGCCGTTTCTTAAGATTTTTGAAACGGATTTTTGCTTGATGCAAATTATTAGGCATTTGCGATTCAGTGTTACGCCACAGCATACCTACCTCGTATTtgtgtcaccctgatataatttgcatatttcataatcatatagatctacaatgtcatatcgaacagttcataacatttcatagctctactacatattattaataataataataataataataataataataataataataataataataataatataatataacttatgactatagtgtcaatatgtgctttaaggtcgtaatcaacatgtgacattactcaacatgttttcacgataattagctatagtcagtgctcatcgataattaattaatgtctctcaaacatgtcGCTAGGTGTTTATTTGTGcgtcctgatgtctacaacttgtctgacacctagttctcacattatactcatgattctgtatataaagactatgtaaagctatgataatcattctcattccgggatgcaataaagattgtacatataaggtttaactgccttgttgttcctgatggatggaatcctgtaccgctggtgtaaatgctagttccccagccagcctgccgatacaagaaccagccggttacagaTGGTGGAGAACCCAAATTTAAGTCCTCGTGACTTACACAAG is a genomic window of Tubulanus polymorphus chromosome 5, tnTubPoly1.2, whole genome shotgun sequence containing:
- the LOC141906234 gene encoding uncharacterized protein LOC141906234, yielding MITVPKLELEGAVLGMKLAYTLKDELPELKFLRVFYWSDAVTVLRYINNSSTRFKTFVANRLSKILRHTSTEQWMYVPSNVNPADICTRGLPAAEIHTSSRWLRGPDFLYSANEVDEWPDQSIVHGPLIDRENIKKCTYASSVVNKNFDSVFDNVFQLVNIDRFSSWYELRCHVAWVIRAVKKFSSLVPRLNVDSGKGGRNLLPSELSEAQHFLIRHAQREGYGDEIRSLQSKGTLSRKSPIVPLRPTFGDGVLKVDGRLAKADIPLEARHQVILPFWHHVSRLIIAETHEALLHAGPEHVLAEVRQKFWPVKGRSLVRSVIQNCVICRRDRVKPLIPIMGNVPAARITAYTRPFTFTGVDYFGPIYVKLGRSTVKRWGCLFTCLVTRAIHLEVADSLETDSFILVLRNFIGRRGPPSEIYSDNGTNFVGAEKELRDGIQRFNQVQIHSFLLQRDVTWKFSPPLAPHFGGAWERLVKSTKKALKQILKLQLVTDSVLRTALIETEAVINSRPLTYNSSDPLDFSAITPNHFLHGGSTSYKPPDVFHDQEISSRKRWRQSQVIADHLWKRWLKEYLPMLTVRGKWAEDNCPINTGDLVLLVNTDVPRGQWSLARVAEVYPGDDGKIRVVKLKTGTGAEFIRPVAKIARLEEAIP